ATTAAAGATGAAGAAGTAGAGAGCATTAAAAATGGAGAATTTTTAACAGAATGTACGAAATCGTATAAAAAAGAAGAAATTAGGGAGATAAAAAGACAAATAAAGAATTTGAAGGCAGAATATGAAAAAATATTGAAAACAGATTATAAACCAGAAGTGAAAATTTATCCTAAATTTTTATATGACTGTTTTTTGATTGATTGTCCACGGCATCAGAAGTTAGATAAATAAAGTTTATAATTTTTCCAAATTGATTGAAAAAATATTAAAATTTATTTGTAATTATAAAAAAAAATTAAATATTTTAAAAAATTAAAAGGAAAAGAAAGAGAGTGTGTGAGAGTGTTCAGAATTTATGGTACAGGATGGTAGTTTTATCATCCTGTTTTTAAATTCTTCCTTCAAAATAAATACTTAACTGAGAATATGAGTGTGTAAAAACTTTTACACACCCTTATTTTATTTTAAATATCAAAGTAGTTAAACTGTTGAGCACCATCACAGCACTCAATAAAATTTTTCTACACTTCTTCTTCAGGATAAGTCATTCCCCAATCTTTACGCAATTTTGTCATAATATCCATAACATCCACAGTATAATCAAGTTTCATTTTATTAATTCCAGTTCTTACAGATTCTTCCATGTTTTGAAGTTCGTATTGAAGTGCATTTGCTGTTATTCCTGATAGAATTTCTTGAACTTCACCTGTTTCAGTATAAACGATTTTAGCTTTGTCAGCTCTTGGATATTCTGTGATTTCAATGTATGCTTTTTCACAAGCGATTACAACTCTTTTTGGCTGTTTTGAATGAAGTGTAAGAGCGATTGTTGACATTTGTTGTTCTTTATTCATCATAATTATACCTACTTGTTCGTCCACTCCTGTTGGTGCATATTTCACTTGAGAAAGTATGTTATTAGGTTTTGAAGTCATGAATAATCTTGTAATTGAAATTGCATAAACACCTATATCAAGCAACGCTCCTCCTGCAAGATTTCTATTGAAAAATCTGTTTGTCATATCATATTCCTTGTAACTTCCAAAATTAACTTGTATCATTTTCACATCGCCAAGTTTTCCAGAATTTACAATTTCCAAAAGTTCACCGTAAAGTGGCATATTGAAAATTGTCATTGCTTCGCCTAAGATAAGATTTTTTTCTTTTGCCAATTTTACAGCTTCTTCTAATTCTTCATTATTTAATGTAATTGATTTTTCACATAACACATGTTTTCCATTTTTCAATGCTTCAATCATAAATTTTATGTGAGTATTATGAGGCGTAGTAATGTAGATAATATCAGTTTCATCGTCATAAAATATATCTTCTATTTTATCATAAACTTTTTCAACCCCATATTTTTTCGCAAAATCTACAGCTTTTTCATGAGTTCTGTTAGCAACTGCATAAAGATTTTTACCCATTTTTTCAAGAGCTTGTGCCATTTCATTAGCAATTATTCCTGTTCCCAAAACTGCCCATTTTAAATCTTTTTTCATAGTTAATTCTCCTTCTTGAAAATATACTTCAAATAATCTTTATTTGTATTTTATCTTATTATTTTACAAAATTCAACTGCAATATTTTAAATTTTTTGATAAAATTTAGTAAAATGTTATATTTCATTCATATTATAGTAAAACTACTTTAAAACTAAACTCAAAAGTTATGTCTCTTTACTCAAAATCTAAATTTATATAATTTTAGTAATTTGATTTTAAATAGATTCAAGTATAAATACAAAAAAGAAGTACCATTTCTGATACTTCCTTTTCTGTTTTTTAGAAAATTAATTTTTAAGAATTAATTTCAAAAGACTAATCTAAAATTATTTTCTTTTATTTTTCCACTTTATAAATTAAATCTTTACCATCGCTATCAACTTTAACAATACTGTTTTCAGGAACTTTTCCACCTAAAATCATTTTAGATAAATTAGTTTCAATATCCTTTTGCACAAATCGTTTCAATGGTCTTGCACCGTAAGCTGGGTCGTATGCTTCGTCTACGATGTAATCCAACGCTTTATTAGTAAATTCAACTTTGATGTATTGTTCTTTCAATCTTTCGTTAATACCTTCAAGGATAAGATTAACAATGTTTTTAACACTTTCTTTTCCTAATGCTTTGAACACAATGATATCGTCAATTCTGTTTAAGAATTCTGGTTTAAATCTATGTTTCATTTCATCTAAAACGGCTTCTTTTGTAGGTTCGCTTACCATTGGGTCATTCAAGATGATTTCACTACCAATGTTTGATGTCATAATTACAATTGTGTTTTTGAAGTCAACGATTTTACCTTTACCATCAGTAAGTCTACCATCGTCTAATAATTGTAACAATACATTGAATACATCAGGATGTGCTTTTTCAATTTCATCAAATAGGATTACAGAATAAGGTTTTCTTCTAACAGCTTCTGTTAATTGTCCACCTTCTTCGTATCCAACATATCCTGGAGGCGCTCCTATTAATCTAGTGACGCTGAATTTATCCATATATTCCGACATATCGATTCTTACAATATTGTCTTCATCATCAAACAAGTTAAATGCTAATGTCTTCGTCAAATAAGTTTTACCAACACCAGTAGGTCCTAAGAATATGAACGAACCGATTGGTCTATTTGGATCTTTTAATCCAGCACGAGAACGAATGATTGTATCGCTAATAGTTTTAATTGCATCATCTTGTCCAATTACTCTTTTCATCATATGTTCAGCCAAGTGTAAGATTTTTTCTCTTTCCCCTTGCAACAATTTCGCAACTGGAATTCCTGTCCATTTTCCAACAACTTCAGCAATTTCTTCACTGTCAATTTCTTGTTTCAATAATTTATTTGCGACAGAAGAATTATCTTTAGCTTTTTCTTCTTCAGCTTCTTTTTGTTTTTCTAATTCTGGCAATTTACCATATTGAAGTTCAGCCAATTTATTATAGTCATTTTTTCTTTGAGCTTCTTCAATTTGCAATTTAATTTTTTCGATTTCTTCATTAATTTTAGCAACTTTTCCAGCTTCTTGTTTTTCTCTTTCCCATTGTGATTTCAATTCTTTTTCTTCATCCTTTAAATCAGCAATTTCCTTTTCAAGAGTAGTCAATCTTTCTTTAGAAGCCTTGTCAGTTTCTTTACTCAACGCAACTTTTTCAATTTCCAATTGCATCAATCTTCTCGTAATTTCATCCAATTCAACTGGCATCGAATTAATTTCAGTTTTTACCTTCGCAGCAGCTTCATCAATCAAGTCAATCGCTTTATCTGGCAAAAATCTGTCATTAATATATCTGTCACTCATTGTTGCAGCAGTAACTATCGCATTGTCAGTTATTCTAATTCCATGGAAGATTTCAAATTTTTCCTTCAATCCACGAAGAATTGAAATTGTATCTTCAATTGTTGGCTCATTAACCATTACTGGTTGGAATCTTCTTTCAAGAGCCGCATCTTTTTCAATATATTTTCTATATTCATCAATTGTTGTTGCACCAATTACTTTTACTTCACCACGAGCAAGCATTGGCTTTAAAAGGTTTCCAGCATCCATTGAACCTTCAGTTTTTCCAGCTCCAACGATGTTATGAACTTCATCAATGAATAAAATTATTCTACCTTCACTATTTTCAATTTCTTCAAGAACCGCTTTTAATCTTTCTTCAAATTCCCCACGATATTTAGCACCAGCTACCAACGCTCCTAAATCTAATGAAAAGATTGTTTTATCCTTCAAGTTTTCAGGTACATCTCCTTTCAAGATTCTCTGAGCAATTCCTTCGGCGATAGCAGTTTTACCAACACCAGGTTCCCCAATTAAAATCGGATTATTTTTATTTCTTCTTGATAAAATTTGGATTGCACGACGAATTTCCTGGTCACGACCAATTATTGGGTCCAATTTACCTTTTCTCGCCAACTCAACCAAATCCTTACCAAACTTATCTAATGCTTCGTAAGTACTTTCAGGGTTGTCTGTCATAATTTTTCTTCCTCCTCTAACCTCATTTAAAACATTTTCAAATTGTTTTTTATTAACGCCATTTTCCTTCAAGAAAGAGTTGTTATCAAATGCCGCAAGAAATAAGTGCTCTGTACTAATGTAGCTGTCACCCATCTTTTTAGCATAATCTTCAGCACCGACAATTATTCTATTAACTTCAGCGTTCGGTCTTACTTCACCAACTCCACCTTCAATTTTCGGCATACTATTCAATTTTGCCTCAAGCTTTTTAGTCAATTCGGTAGGATTAATTCCCATCTTTTGTAGAATGTTAGGAATAAGTCCATCCATTTGATTAATCAAAGCAAGAAGTAAATGCTCCGTTTTTATCTCGGAATGTTTATATCTAATCGCAAAGTTATGAGCTTCCGAGATGGCACTCATACTTTTTTGCGTAAAGTTTTGTTCCATATATATCACCTTTTTATTAATAAATTTATTTATTATTTTGTTAGCACTCTTTAACTTAGGTTGCTAACAAATATACTATAACACAAATTTTTTATTTTGTCAACACTAAAATTAAAAATTTTTTCAATTTATTTTAATAAAATTTTCAATTAAATTAAGATTTTTGATTTTTTGTCAAATTTTGCTAAAAATTTTGAAATATGTTAAAATAATGAAAAATAAAGTAAAAAAATCAAATAACGAATGAAGGGAGAGAAAAATGAATTTAGAGATTAAAATCTTAATTGCATTTATTTTGGATTTAATTTTTGGTGATCCGCAAAGAATTTTACATCCAGTGCAAATAATTGGAAAATTAATAACTTTTTTGGAAAATAAATTTTATAAATTGGGGAAAAATAATAGAGCGCGTATGATGCTTTTTGGAGCAATTTTGAGCATAATTGTAATAATTAGCACATTTTTTGCAATGTTTATTATTTCTTTACTTTCTAAAAATTTTAAGACAATTTTTACAATAATTGAAATTTATTTGATGTATACAGTTTTTTCAGTAAAATCTTTAGGAAATTGCGGAAAAAAAATTTATAAAATTTTGAAGCTGGGAAATTTGGAAAAGGCAAGAAAAGAGTTGTCAAATTTTGTTTCAAGAGATACTCAAAATATGGACAAAACTACGGTAATTCGAAGTACAATGGAAACTATTTCGGAAAATATGACAGATGGAATAATTGCTCCCATGTTTTTTATGTTTTTGGGAGGATTGCCACTTGCAATGAGCTATAAGGCGGTTAATACGCTGGATTCGATGATTGGCTATAAAAATAAAAAGTACGAATATTTTGGAAAATTTGCTGCTATTCTTGATGATTTTGCAAATTTTATTCCAGCAAGAATTAGTGGAATTTGTATTACAGTTGCAAGTTTTTTCTTGAGATATGATTACCAAAGAGCTTGGAACACTTTTAAAAAAGATAGAAAAAAACACGCCAGTCCAAATTCTGCTCATTCTGAAAGTGCTGTTGCTGGAGCTTTAGGCGTTCAGTTTGGAGGTGCAACTTCATATTTTGGGAAAGTTGTGCAAAAGCCGACTATTGGGAAAAAATTGAAAGAATTTAGAACAGAAGATATAAAAAGAAATATCTATTTGATGTATGCAACAAGTTTTGTGACTTTAATAATTTTTTCTTTGGCTTATTTAACTATAAAAGGAATTTTCAATGGTTTATTTGCAAAAATTGGATATTTGATATTAAAGTCGTTTGTTGAAATGTTTGTTT
This genomic stretch from Leptotrichia sp. oral taxon 218 harbors:
- a CDS encoding Gfo/Idh/MocA family protein — translated: MKKDLKWAVLGTGIIANEMAQALEKMGKNLYAVANRTHEKAVDFAKKYGVEKVYDKIEDIFYDDETDIIYITTPHNTHIKFMIEALKNGKHVLCEKSITLNNEELEEAVKLAKEKNLILGEAMTIFNMPLYGELLEIVNSGKLGDVKMIQVNFGSYKEYDMTNRFFNRNLAGGALLDIGVYAISITRLFMTSKPNNILSQVKYAPTGVDEQVGIIMMNKEQQMSTIALTLHSKQPKRVVIACEKAYIEITEYPRADKAKIVYTETGEVQEILSGITANALQYELQNMEESVRTGINKMKLDYTVDVMDIMTKLRKDWGMTYPEEEV
- the clpB gene encoding ATP-dependent chaperone ClpB, with product MEQNFTQKSMSAISEAHNFAIRYKHSEIKTEHLLLALINQMDGLIPNILQKMGINPTELTKKLEAKLNSMPKIEGGVGEVRPNAEVNRIIVGAEDYAKKMGDSYISTEHLFLAAFDNNSFLKENGVNKKQFENVLNEVRGGRKIMTDNPESTYEALDKFGKDLVELARKGKLDPIIGRDQEIRRAIQILSRRNKNNPILIGEPGVGKTAIAEGIAQRILKGDVPENLKDKTIFSLDLGALVAGAKYRGEFEERLKAVLEEIENSEGRIILFIDEVHNIVGAGKTEGSMDAGNLLKPMLARGEVKVIGATTIDEYRKYIEKDAALERRFQPVMVNEPTIEDTISILRGLKEKFEIFHGIRITDNAIVTAATMSDRYINDRFLPDKAIDLIDEAAAKVKTEINSMPVELDEITRRLMQLEIEKVALSKETDKASKERLTTLEKEIADLKDEEKELKSQWEREKQEAGKVAKINEEIEKIKLQIEEAQRKNDYNKLAELQYGKLPELEKQKEAEEEKAKDNSSVANKLLKQEIDSEEIAEVVGKWTGIPVAKLLQGEREKILHLAEHMMKRVIGQDDAIKTISDTIIRSRAGLKDPNRPIGSFIFLGPTGVGKTYLTKTLAFNLFDDEDNIVRIDMSEYMDKFSVTRLIGAPPGYVGYEEGGQLTEAVRRKPYSVILFDEIEKAHPDVFNVLLQLLDDGRLTDGKGKIVDFKNTIVIMTSNIGSEIILNDPMVSEPTKEAVLDEMKHRFKPEFLNRIDDIIVFKALGKESVKNIVNLILEGINERLKEQYIKVEFTNKALDYIVDEAYDPAYGARPLKRFVQKDIETNLSKMILGGKVPENSIVKVDSDGKDLIYKVEK
- the cbiB gene encoding adenosylcobinamide-phosphate synthase CbiB; the protein is MNLEIKILIAFILDLIFGDPQRILHPVQIIGKLITFLENKFYKLGKNNRARMMLFGAILSIIVIISTFFAMFIISLLSKNFKTIFTIIEIYLMYTVFSVKSLGNCGKKIYKILKLGNLEKARKELSNFVSRDTQNMDKTTVIRSTMETISENMTDGIIAPMFFMFLGGLPLAMSYKAVNTLDSMIGYKNKKYEYFGKFAAILDDFANFIPARISGICITVASFFLRYDYQRAWNTFKKDRKKHASPNSAHSESAVAGALGVQFGGATSYFGKVVQKPTIGKKLKEFRTEDIKRNIYLMYATSFVTLIIFSLAYLTIKGIFNGLFAKIGYLILKSFVEMFV